In Eubalaena glacialis isolate mEubGla1 chromosome 12, mEubGla1.1.hap2.+ XY, whole genome shotgun sequence, a single window of DNA contains:
- the MTCL3 gene encoding protein SOGA3: MSQPPTGGAAPATAAASAATAATEARLHPEGSSRKQQRAQSPARPRDNSVRQTTAATRSPVGAGTKLNPIRQQQLQQQQGNKTGSRTAPPASARGSGGGAEKAAPLAPKGAAPGAVQSLAGAEAAPVATLAPVGVRRPGASAEPPRELEPASSKLGEPPPLGEGGGGGGEGGGAGSGSGEREGGAPQPPTPPPPRGWRGKSVRAQPRGGSGAEGASTSPSTSSAGKTPGSGSRNSGIGVVGPGSGGGGSYWKEGCLQSELIQFHLKKERAAAAAAAAAQMHTKNGGGGSNRSSPVAGAPTIFEPLAVPSTSPMAAAAAEGPQQGAEGSASGGGGMQAAAPPSSQPHPQQLQEQEEMQEEMEKLREENETLKNEIDELRTEMDEMRDTFFEEDACQLQEMRHELERANKNCRILQYRLRKAERKRLRYAQTGEIDGELLRSLEQDLKVAKDVSVRLHHELENVEEKRTTTEDENEKLRQQLIEVEIAKQALQNELEKMKELSLKRRGSKDLPKSEKKAQQTPTEEDKEDLKCQLQFVKEEAALMRKKMAKIDKEKDRFEHELQKYRSFYGDLDSPLPKGEAGGPPSTREAELKLRLRLVEEEANILGRKIVELEVENRGLKAELDDLKGDDFNGSANPLLREQSESLSELRQHLQLVEDETELLRRNVADLEEQNKRITAELNKYKYKSGGHESARHHDSAKTEALQEELKAARLQINELSGKVMQLQYENRVLMSNMQRYDLASHLGIRGSPRDSDAESDAGKKESDDDSRPPHRKREGPIGGESDSEEVRNIRCLTPTRSFYPAPGPWPKSFSDRQQMKDIRSEAERLGKTIDRLIADTSTIITEARIYVANGDLFGLMDEEDDGSRIREHELLYRINAQMKAFRKELQTFIDRLEVPKSADDAGAEEPISVSQMFQPIILLILILVLFSSLSYTTIFKLVFLFTLFFVL; this comes from the exons ATGAGTCAGCCACCGACGGGGGGCGCTGCCCCTGCCACAGCcgcagcctctgccgccacagctGCCACTGAGGCTCGCTTGCACCCGGAGGGCAGCAGCAGAAAGCAGCAGCGTGCTCAGTCACCCGCTAGACCGAGGGACAATTCGGTGCGACAGACCACCGCGGCCACCCGGTCCCCGGTAGGGGCTGGCACTAAACTCAATCCTATTCgacagcagcagctgcagcagcagcagggcaACAAGACCGGGAGCCGCACGGCGCCTCCGGCCAGCGCCCGAGGAAGCGGAGGAGGGGCGGAGAAGGCCGCGCCCCTGGCGCCCAAGGGGGCCGCGCCGGGAGCTGTCCAGTCCTTGGCTGGTGCTGAAGCGGCCCCCGTGGCGACCCTGGCCCCGGTGGGTGTCAGGAGGCCTGGCGCGTCGGCGGAGCCGCCCCGGGAGCTAGAGCCCGCGTCCTCTAAACTCGGGGAACCCCCTCCGCtcggagaaggaggaggagggggtggggaaggaggaggagccgGCAGCGGctctggggaaagggaggggggcgCTCCGCAGCCGCCGACGCCGCCGCCGCCCAGGGGCTGGCGAGGGAAAAGCGTACGCGCTCAGCCGAGGGGCGGCAGCGGCGCGGAGGGGGCCTCCACCTCGCCATCCACCTCCTCTGCGGGCAAAACCCCAGGCTCCGGCAGCAGAAACTCCGGGATTGGCGTTGTGGGGCCTGGCAGCGGTGGCGGAGGGAGCTACTGGAAGGAAGGATGTCTGCAGTCTGAGCTCATCCAGTTCCATCTCAAGAAagagcgggcggcggcggcggcggcggccgcggctcAGATGCACACTAAGaacggcggcggcggcagcaacCGCAGCTCTCCGGTCGCTGGCGCCCCTACCATTTTTGAGCCCCTCGCAGTCCCTTCCACCTCCCCaatggcggcggcagcagcagagGGACCCCAACAGGGCGCAGAGGGCAGcgcgagcggcggcggcggcatgCAGGCAGCGGCGCCCCCTTCGTCGCAGCCGCACCCGCAGCAGCTCCAGGAGCAGGAGGAAATgcaggaggagatggagaagcTGAGGGAGGAAAACGAGACTCTCAAG AACGAGATCGATGAACTGAGGACCGAGATGGACGAGATGAGGGACACTTTCTTCGAGGAGGATGCCTGTCAACTGCAGGAAATGCGCCACGAGTTGGAGAGAGCCAACAAAAACTGCCGGATCCTGCAGTACCGCCTCCGCAAAGCCGAGCGCAAACGGCTCCGCTACGCGCAGACCGGGGAAATCGACGGGGAGCTGTTGCGCAGTCTGGAGCAGGACCTCAAG GTAGCAAAGGATGTATCTGTGAGACTTCACCATGAATTGGAAAATGTGGAAGAAAAGCGAACAACAACAGAAGACgaaaatgagaaactgaggcaacaGCTTATAGAAGTTGAGATAGCAAAGCAAGCTCTGCAGAATGAACTGGAAAAAATGAAGGAG CTATCTTTaaagagaagaggaagcaaaGATTTgccaaaatctgaaaagaaggcTCAACAGACTCCCACAGAG gAGGACAAAGAAGATCTGAAATGCCAGCTGCAGTTCGTGAAGGAAGAAGCTGCTttgatgagaaagaaaatggcCAAGATTGATAAGGAAAAGGACAGATTCGAACACGAGCTCCAGAAGTACAGATCCTTTTATGGGGATCTGGACAGTCCTCTGCCTAAAGGAGAAGCCGGGGGGCCTCCCAGCACCAGAGAGGCTGAGCTCAAGCTGCGGCTGAGGCTGGTGGAGGAAGAAGCCAACATCCTGGGCAGAAAAATCGTCGAACTGGAGGTGGAGAACAGAGGCCTGAAGGCGGAACTGGACGACCTGAAGGGCGACGACTTTAACGGCTCGGCCAACCCCCTCCTGAGGGAGCAGAGCGAATCCCTGTCGGAGCTGCGGCAGCACCTGCAGCTGGTGGAAGACGAGACGGAGCTGCTGCGGAGGAACGTGGCCGACCTGGAGGAGCAGAACAAGCGCATCACGGCGGAGCTCAACAAGTACAAGTACAAGTCGGGCGGCCACGAGAGCGCGCGGCACCACGACAGCGCCAAGACCGAGGCCCTGCAGGAGGAGCTGAAGGCGGCTCGCCTGCAGATCAACGAGCTCAGCGGCAAGGTCATGCAGCTGCAGTACGAGAACCGCGTGCTCATGTCCAACATGCAGCGCTACGACCTGGCCTCGCACCTGGGCATCCGCGGCAGCCCCCGCGACAGCGACGCCGAGAGCGATGCGGGCAAGAAGGAGAGCGACGACGACTCGCGGCCGCCGCACCGCAAGCGCGAAGGGCCCATCGGCGGCGAGAGCGACTCGGAGGAGGTGCGCAACATCCGCTGCCTCACGCCCACCCGCTCCTTCTACCCGGCGCCCGGGCCCTGGCCCAAGAGCTTCTCTGACCGGCAGCAGATGAAGGACATCCGCTCGGAGGCCGAGCGCCTGGGCAAGACCATCGACCGGCTCATCGCCGACACCAGCACCATCATCACCGAGGCGCGCATCTACGTGGCCAACGGGGACCTGTTCGGACTGATGGACGAGGAGGACGATGGCAGCCGCATCCGCGAGCACGAGCTGCTCTACCGCATCAACGCGCAGATGAAGGCCTTCCGCAAGGAGCTGCAGACCTTCATCGACCGCCTCGAGGTGCCCAAGTCCGCGGACGACGCCGGCGCCGAGGAGCCCATATCCGTGAGTCAG ATGTTCCAGCCTATCATTTTACTTATTCTCATTCTTGTATTATTTTCATCACTTTCTTACACAACAATATTTAAACTTGTCTTCCTTTTTACACTGTTTTTTGTACTGTAA